The stretch of DNA GTAAAATGGgataaaagacacaaaaaataGTTGTCATTAGTGACCTCCTGTCTGCCAGTGACAATCTGACAATTGAACaatgcagggagaaaaaaaaccttgtcTTGAAACCATTGTTCTGTTCCCACTCAAGAGGGAATCTTTACAACAGCAATTTTGCAAATACCTCTCCATGTTGGATGCTTTTCACTTTTAATTTGGTCATTTAGTTAATTCTACATACATTAATTCAAACATGAATCCATTCTGTTATATTTAGTCATGTGGAAATGCCTAAGGGCGACAAAGATCTATTCAGCTGCAGCTATTGCAAAGTGGATAGTCGCACATTATTTCTAAATTTAAGAACATGTTTCAGAACTGATTAGacatggtgttttatttttttttttttagctgtttctATATGAGGCATCAATATATGATGCAACATTAGTCATTACACTGCTGTCCAAGAAATTCAAGGGGAATGCTGCAGACGCGGTAATTCCCTTTTTTTGATTCACCATGCAGCTCAGACATTTGAAAGATCTGAATGCCTTGCGTGATGAAAATAGAGAAACGCCCGGTGCTGCGAAATGAACACAGACTGGTCTTTCTGCAATTTAGTGGATTAGAAAAGAGCACAGATCAAGAGTTGCATGCACACAAGAGTTTTAACCTGCAAGGAACGCCAAACACATCTTTGCAATCATGATCCCCCTTCAAGTGTCTTAATACTTAATAGAggaacagtttttttctctctttctctctctctctctatgcacCACTATGCACCACaccctatctatctatttatctatattttttttacagatcaACATGCTGTCATAAATGTTAAATGCAACTAGCTATGTATTTTTACTGCTATTAATGTTATTGTCTGTGTTTCTATGTTTTGGTGGTTTGGTTGTGGTTGAAGACAAATTTCCACTGTGGTGGACAGTAAAGTTTTGCAGTGTATAAGACTGTTCCCATGGCACAAAAAGACCAAATTACAAGTGCTGGGGGTTGACAGAATTATTTATCACTATCACTGACACAGTTCGCTTGATTTAGGATTCAAAACTCACTCCTAAAACTCACTGTACTCGATTTTGGAACCAAATCAAGTACAGGCATTTCAAGTTGTTCCCAATCCTTTCTCCACCTACTCACATTTTCAAGGCACATTTTCTGGTTTGATTCTCACGCCAGAGAGGCAAATGAACAtggatgattattattacagtacTTTGGGTTATGCTGAATGATATTTGTGTCTATATGGTGATATACTACCTCCTCAGTTGACGTTTCTGCTGGATCTCGCCTCTGATTAGTGAAGTTACTCATTGGTAtggtgaaaatgtgacattgttAGTTGTGTCAAATAAAggccagggaaaaaaacaacagagactTTTCAGTGTTGTTGCAATTCTTACTAGTTGCCAACAGTGGGGCAATAAAGGTAATAGATTGCTTAATTCCACTGTAAGATACAATTACAATATGCGCAGGGACTGAGGCCTGCTCTGTCTGGGCAGCCTTTCCAGCCCATTTCATATAGTCTGAAATGTGCTGGGCTTGCATTGCATTACTGTTTGAAATTATCTGTCCCAGGCTGCGTCACACTGCCAGAATAGACCAGCCTGACTATCACCAATGGACATCGGAGATAAAAAAGGCGATTCTGCTGGTGTGAATGTGACAGATGGGACCCAGAACACTCAAGCCAGCCAAAAGGCATCTCACAATGGAGTAAAGCAATACACAGATTCACTGAACCTTGAAAAATCCATCAGTTTAAATGGATTTCTATCTGGAATGTACAGTACGGATGTCAATCAATATTTTGAAATTGATACCCTGTGTTTCATAGAGACGCCTCAAGGCCCGCCGACTGCGGATTTCGCAAATGGAAAATTATTCCACGGATAAGTAACATGGTTGTTATATGCTTTTATTCATGTGAAATATCATTCCACAGACATAGAAGAACATCGGGTGAAATCAATGAACAGATGTCACATGATCAATAAACATTTTTGCAAGATCCAAAGACAAGTATCAAAGTACAGTACGATGGAAATAGAACATTCAATAGACTATCAacatattcatacattttttcatctgtaaaaagaaaataaatattggtTTGTACATTTTGCTCTGGCAATAAATGTTATGCCCATAGtagatttttttatgtaaatgagcaATGCCGAAATGTCTTGAAGAATAAGGCAACAAATCAAATTATTGTTAAAACTATTGTTTTCTCCCATGACAATGTTCCCTCCATGGTGATATCATACAAAAGAGATGAGACAGTATCATTTGTCAGTCAGGTTATATTCTATTCCATCACAATCTTATCAGAAAAATAGATAAATCTATGTTAAAGTAACTCTTTATGCCAAAACTATGTCTTGAAATGGATGAACAATCATGGCGGTGAGTTGCTGTTGTGCGCTGCAGCACATCTTAAAGtgcaaaatggaaacaaagGTATTTGTTAATAGAtgggcaagatttttttttttttacgtgttCCCCACAGACTTGACACCTTTGACAAATTGCCCAGGTGCATCAGATAATCGTTATCCCGCCTGGCTCCGGGCGATAGGATAGTCTAATTTCGTCGCCTCTGTGAGGTGCTGGCTCTTGTGCGAGATCCAAGTTCTGGAAAGCTGCCAATACCAATCCTAAGAAGGGATATTCACAAGGTATGAATTATTTGGATCTCTATattgcagtgttttattttgcgGAGGGCATTTTTAAGGGCATATATCCtgtctgttttccaaaaaaaaaaaaaaagtcttgaccatttaatttattcaaagTAAAGAAATAAACCCAACTGGCAGATGTTAACTCTTATCAGCTGTTTGTTAAGCTTGCCCGTGTTAGGTGGCCTAATTCTCTTATCACAGATCTGTGTCCTCTCAAAGCTTTGGTTGAAGTTGGTATAATATGTATGATACAGATTGCAAATGACAGACCCGAATGCATGCACAACACTCTAAACTACACCCAGTTGGTAATCTCATATGATGGTCCACAtatattaatgttttattgcaaaagGTTCACACTATTTGGCCCCTACCTGTCTCTCCTGTAACAAATGTTTGTAAACTGGGCAGCCGCATCTGTCTGGTCTTTGTTTCTCACTGCATAAGTaggttttgtcctttttttaaaatgaaaatataagcCAATTTTTCTGTGGTATTGCCATAGCCTTATTTATGTCTTTGGGtgatttgaaaagtgctatagacATTGTTGTTTTCTTAAAGACCGCAGCGGTTAGTAGGTCCACTGGTCATAACATTTTTCAGTTAATCATATCTGTTCAAAACACTGCGAGATgtctattttacacatttattgCTCTATAGCAACGCGTCCAGTCGACAAGTGTAAAGACCAAAATGCATTCTGttacattttcatcttcattatcTAATCAGTCAGTTTTAATGCATATTCTTTAAAAGGTTGGGTGGCACATTATGATACAAATGCAACGTCTTTGCTCTTCAGTGGCAGTGAGAGATGGGTCAATGGGTGCCCAGGGAGGCAAAAGGTCCATAGCTTAGCAATCATTTTTCCcgaaagtaattttttttttttacgagcaTGTACTAAAGCAGCCCTTCTTGTTCATGCAGTTGAATGATTTACTTTTGCTGTGATTGGTGATACCCCGCACCACACATAATTGGTCACAGTTGTCAATAAGTAATTGAAACAGCTCTGTTACACAGTCATAATGGACAATACATTGATAAGAACTTTTACAAATGTGTCAAGACGACTGTTTATATCCATGCACTTCATGCATAGATGATGGTCATCCTCTGAGGCCTGCAAAGCTCCGCTGTGGAGTCACTTCAGAGAGAGAGTACAGTGTTTTCTGGATGTCCAGCTTGTCCATTCAGGCCTCACCACCTTCCTCCCAAAGCGCTGCTATCCTGCTTCATGACTTCATGACATCCTCTAAGCcttcaaattattttcatttccttccaAGCTGTTATTTTAAccaagtgttgtttttttattattattattatttgtttgttttttgaacaaTGTTGCACTACTTACAATATGTCAGACCTCGCACATTATAACACTTTTCAGCCTAAAGAATGCATGTTCTCCAATAATCCTGAAATATTTTCACAAATTCTTTCTATTCAgactctattttttttaacctcatgGTACACTGGACAAATACACGACTGGACAGTCACTACACATCTCTCTACAGCTGCCACCATACTGTATGCAACACTGCTCAAATGCACATAGCTATTGAATACTGATGTTGTATTATGCAGAGTGATATGTATAGTCAGCTGTCCACTTTACACCTTCCGCTGTCTCTTTGAATGTGAGGTCTTGTTTTCATTGTCCTTGAAACTGTGTAAGCTGTCAATATTTCTCGGCAGCAATATCAAATTCCTGCACGTTTAGCGTCCTTGGCGATCTCTGATTCAGACCATGCCAGTCTCAGTGTCAGcctgttttattgttgtgtgattgtcttttgtttttttgtttgttgagcTCTATCCTCTCGGTCTCAAGTTCGCAAGGCAGCCTTTAGATGGAAATCAAGGCCGAGAATGCTGCCACTCCTACTTCATGCCGCTTCGCAGCACCTGATTGGCTGCAATGAGCATGACGCTTATGATGAAAGCAATGGCGAAGGCGCATATCAGGCTTTTGCGCACACAAGTTTGCTTGACTTGCTGTGTTGGGCTGGAGCCTGTTGGGGGGAAAAGGCACAAAGTGGGGGCagggggtagagagagagagggagagagagagagagagagaaagagagagagagagagagagagagaaaggaacacTACCTGTGAGTCCATTGAATCAGATCTTATTTAATGCATGAAAGACATCTGATTGTCATTTCCGAATGAGAGAGCTCATCACAAAAACGTACAACTTCGTGAACACAATTATAAGGGATGAACACCTCCAGGAAAATCTGCCTTCACACCTGTATGGTACGTAACTGCATTAAGATAGAAATGTTGATTGGAATTTCCTCcaaatgaaacaacaaacaaatggatCTGGGCCTGATCTGCATACCAAAAGTGCAAATGCAGTGCTCTGCAAAACATTTGCACTCCTTCAAAAGGTGtggcattaaaggaaaaatctcTAAAGTGAGGATatgagtccaaaaaaaaaaaaaaaaaaatcctgcagaaGCCATTTCTAtcctcagggggaaaaaagagagaaagaaaaaaaaaaaacagtccatgCGTCTCAATTAAATGAATTTCtttatctgtatttttaaatcatacagAGAATTGCACGGCCCCAACAAGCCTGAAACTCACATCATACCTTATTGGCCATATATGCTtcctaaaataataaataaataaataaaatgtaagaaaagaaaacacccaGAGCTGCAGTCCTTTCTGCTATTAACTTGCAGCTCTGCTGTGCTGCAAATAACTCAGATGTCATCTTGacatcatgtcatcatcatgTTTGGCCAGTTTTCTgaataagaagaaaaacaccATCAAACATCAccgaacaaaaacaaaaatggttcTACAAAGGTAAGGTGGTTGTCAGCAGTGTTTTAAGAtggatttttctctctttttttgtataaGTGATGGATCTGTTCTACAAAGTATAGGAGGAGGGGATCTTCCTTACTGTCTATATCCACCTGGCAGTCTTCAGGGTTCTCTATGTGGTTCTCCTCGGTCATGATGATGTTCTCGATGTCCTTCATGGACAGGTGGTCGCAGAACGTGTCGTACAGGAGCCTCTTGAGCTCCTCCACCGTCAGCTTCTGCATATCACACTGgagataacacacacagacgcacactgCACATTAACATGAGCACAGGGATGCATGCTGTGATGGAAAATGAGCGAGGTTCTGGTCAGCTCTCAGGGCATCAGTCTGCCTGGCCTTGCTTCCTTCTGTCTGACATGCCCCagacttctgtttttttgggCATGGAGACAGTATGTCTTATCAGTGCAGCTCAAAAGTAGCTCAAATGTGACCTACAGCTAGAGAGAAAATTCCCTCACACATGCGTGAAGGCACAAACGTAGCCtatatgcaaacacatacatttgcaaagtaaacagatgcagaaacacacacaaacagctcatGAAAAAGTTGGAAGATTTGGTTTAATGCCAGTGCATGACCTGTGCCTGTGGGGAAATCTCTTAGCTGCACTCAGCTCCTCCACTGATTTCCAACACAGCTTTCATGGAGCTCGCTGAAATGACCAGAGGCTTTGTTTGATCAGCTCAGCTGCACATGGTCAGTACCAGTTCTAGTTCTCTTTTATATAATGTTATATTAGGCTGTGCAGTTTTTGTAAGAATCTCTTCAACAGTTCAACAGTCTCTTGGGTTGCCAGGCTCCTCCGGCAGGTATTTATCTTCTGttgtggttctttttttttctttctttctttcttcactgAATGTAAGAAATCCCATAAATCCCCTATCTTTTGCTCTTGACTTTGAGCCTCAGTTTTTGACAGGCACTCTGGACTCATTATCTCGTAATCACAACAAAGGCAACTTTTGACATGAGTTATATTCCATTAATTTCTATTACACTGTCAATTTGGACAGCTGATTATCTAAAGAAGTGTCTggaaataaattaatttctgtTTACATAAGAACCGACGTTAACACTTTAAATAATAAGACTGCCACACGCAGGCAGGAGGAGATATTAATTGAAAGCCCTGATGAAGGACACAGTTCTGTCAGAAGGGAATCCCAATCCCCTCCAAGATAAGCTCTAAACAGCCTTGTGGGTGGCAACTCCCCATTAACGATCCGGCGAATGCGGCAATtaaatttgttttcctttaaactTCTGGAGCTGTGGTGCGTAAATGTTTCTGCGCCTGGCAGTTTGCTGCAGAGgcatgtctgcctgcctgcttccTCTCTAATAACTGAGTAACTGGCTAATGAGTACCTTCCAGAAGACGGAGTCAAAATCGGTGCCGTTGAACTTATCTGGCAACCCGGCCGCCGTCAGCTTCGGGCCCAGGAGAGTGACAAACTCCTCAAAGTCCACCTGGCCGTCTCCTGCGGGAGACGGGAGCAGTTGGTTTCagtgtttgttattgttgcttttactgtttattatagttggttttattattttttatggctGGTTTTACTGCAGACTGCAGACTAGATGTGTAAGTGAATCTAAACCTCTGTACTTTGTGACTTGTGAAATAGACTGGTAGCTGCAGTaaagtttgtgcatgtgtgtgtgtgcatgtgtgtgtgtgtgtgtgtgtgtatgagataGGCAgcatacatttgtgtgtgtgaacaagtctgtgtgtgcatgtgggtgtgaaTTCACATATGATACCATCATATGGATGCATATGAATGCTTGTGCACGTATAGGAGTGCATGGTGTGTATGTAGGGCaccccgtgtgtgtgtatgtgtgtgtgcatgtgtgagagagagcacatgcgagtgtgcatgagagtgtgtgcatgtattactgcatgtgtgtttgtgagcttcCATTTCTCTGGTGGGTATATATGTAAAAGAGCATCTGTTTTAGTTTGTCAGagtagtgtgtgcatgtgtgtgtgtgtgtgtgtgtgtgtgtgtgtgcgtttgtgtttcTTACCGTCCATGTCCAGTCTCTGGATGATGACCTCCAGCTCAACCTCATTTGGCATGTAGCCCAGAGAGCGCATGGCCATGCCCAGCTCCTGCTTCGAGATGAACCCGTTCCCATCACGGTCAAACACTTTGAAGGCCTCGCGGATctctacagaaaacacacacacacacagacacacacacacaaacacacacacaaatacacacaagctTAAGTCTTTCAACAGAGCAGGATATGAAAGTGGGAAATGTTCCACGCACCAAAGACACATTTGTTATGCCGCATCAATGCTTGAGTCATAGTTATATGGGGGTTGGCAGGCCAGGAGAACAAATGCTACCAGTAAAATGACATATAGctgccaaaataaaattaataccCTGCAAAAATGTGGGCAAAGATGAAACAAGGGTGCCGAGACCGGGACAAGCTGTGAACATTTTTAGGTCAGTCCTCTGAATACCACACATTCAAAATTTTATGGGGTTGAATCAGACCCATGAACATATCCACCTCATATGTGGCTcagtttctttctccttctcgcACGGGCTCTCCCCACGAAACACGTAAAAAGCATTAAAGCCATAAAATAACCTTGGAGGAGCGGGTTCTGCTGTCATAACACGCGTGATGACAATAAAGGACACACCGAGGCCTCTTGTGGGCTGATAGTGGAAGTGATGTGAATGCATTTCCTGGCGTTGCATCAGTCCAACAGGCTCTTAGAGGCCAAAAACAATTAATCATGAAAAGGTTGAATCTCTTGAATCTCGGttatttgagaaaaacaaaaataccacTTACCACCTCATGACTGGTGGCACATGGTGAAGTTCTCAATAGCCAGTAATGAGTAAATCTCCATTACTCTCTATTGCTGATTGATTTAATACAAGAGAGAGTCGGCttacatttgctgttccaaaaaaaaaaaaaaaaaaagatatctgcTAACTTTTCATCAACGTTGTTCAATATtgaaattacaaaatgagggctgtgattgtgtgaaaatgcaATTAATTTACCGTTTCTAATCACAACGTTGGTGAATACAAAGAGGTAACGTCTGAATATCCTTCTTCCAGCAAAAAGCAAATGCATAGACTATAACATCCAATCCAATTTTAGCCGTGCAGGCATGCCTTGTTTTTGTATATCTGCAGACAATGTGGGTCAGCAAAGCCGCTGGGGGAACACATCTCAGCACAGCACCATCAAGGCTAGCCCTGATAATACCAGCTGGAGTGGGACGGCAAGGAGCCGCTGTCTCCACGCAGCCTGGATAACCTCCATTCATTTAGCGGTGCTCCCTGCGGCTCTGAGCGCGGTTTCTAACTggtcaaatcaatcaaatcaatgcaAACTTGGCCCCAGCAAACATTTGTGCATTTGTCATGTACagatttgtgatttgttttgctgctttgactatgctttaaaataaaaacactgaaaacttaATTCATGTTATACTGTAAAACGTTTAATAATCCTATTGGCAGTAATTAGTGTTATGAGGTTTATACAGCCTGGCTTTAAACATTCTTAACTCTTTTTAGTTTTAGTGCCTGGTATAGAACATCTTCttaaaatagttacattacttattacatttttgaagcGGCAACTAGTAATCTGCAATCGATTGCTTTTCAAAAGTTACTATTATTACCTTTATTTACACCCTTTATTTATAATCATGAAGGCTGGCTTTCATTTACAATATCTTATGCGTCTTCAGATCACATGGTTAGTGATAATGACCATGGCTTAACAaggaaaagagcgccacctagaAAACTATAGGCAGAAAatccaacaaaaaaagaaggaaactGGACccagtgactgactgacagctgaacTCTGGGAAGTGAAAATATCACGGCAGCGAGCGCTGAGCACCACAGACCTTGGCAGCCTAAAAAATAATGATCTCGCATCTTACCAATTCAAGACCTTTACCTATAAATGAGTTATGTTTTGGAGGAGAGAACTATctctaataaaaataaaaaaaaaaataaaaaaatgactgagaattTCAGGTAGCAgaatttttccaaaataaatgtatGGTGGCATTTCGAAATGATCCCTTGCAATTTTAACCAGCAGACACAAAATAACTCCGGGACATGAATCCAATACGAAACCAAGAAGATGATGCAGCCCCCACACTCTAACAAAGTCACCGCCGTTAGAGGGAATCTTTAAGCTGTCATTTCCATTATTTCTCATACGCTGTATATATCCCTGTTTTTCGACAAAAACCTTAAACCCCCCATCCCATTGTTCCCCTCATGAATCCCTTCATTTATATGCAATAACTTTTGCCGTGAGTCACCTGCAATTTGTCACTTGTCACATCCTAATGTCAAATGCCTGATTAGCGCACAAAGGAACAGAGCAGGAGATGAATCTTAAGATACAGTTGACGCATAAAGCACAGAATCAATCTCCAGATAATCTTGTGTAATATCTTTAATCTGGATAATCTAGCATTTGTCAGAATCAGCTACTTTAAATGCATTATCATGGAgtctaaaataataatgtaatgatAATTTATGCTCAGCCTGTATGTAAGGTTTAGGGAGGTGGAAAATAGTTTGCAAAAGTCCAAGCTAAAGCATTATTCATTCAGTGGATAGTGCAGCACCCCAGGTACAAAGAAATATAGTTttgcaaatgacaaaaatataagAGAAGTGtggaatgaataataataatgataataaacacAAGTGAATGCTGAGTAATGCATAACTTCCACTAAACAATCGcctgacaacaacaaacctTTATGTGGGCCcaataaaaattcaaatgtgaattgAAATGACTCTTTCGTTTCATGGTTTAAAACAAATTAGCTGTTGTTAAGCTACTGAACTggaatattaaaagaaaaaaaaaaaagaaacttttcaGCAAATCACAGCAAGTCCAAAGTCTTGTAAATGGGAATTGCTGCTCCGCTGATTTATTGGAGTGTCGGCGTAGCGATGAATGACCGAGCCTCCGGCCAAAACTCCACAGTTGACATTCTATGACAAATATTtcgttcaaaaaaaaaaaaaaaactaaactaaacacaacaaacaacaacgaTGGCAgggagatgtgtgtgttattgtataTGTAATGTTGTCGGAGGGCTTCAGGAAATAGTTTGCTGTAACCAAGCGCACGGCCACAGAATGGAAACCGTGCCACGAGGACAGGCCTACTTGGCGATCATGTATTACAATGGATTACAGCCGGGCATCCAATTCATAAAAGTGAGCAGAGTGAcattcacagcagctatttttcACAGCGCTTTTCCCTCTAAAATATCTGACTGGGTGTGTAGTTGGAGTCATTGAGAGCCtgcagatatatattttttttcttcccggGGTGTGATCCTATTGTTTATAGAATAACAATACCTCAGTATCCACCTGAGGTCCCAGCTCCATCTGTTTACTTTAGGAACAGGGACTTTCCAGCAGACACtcattgaaacaaaaaaaaaaaaaaacaacaacaacaacggtgCTGCCTCGCGGGAGGCAAACACACGCTTAAATAAGGTGCCAGAACAATTTTAGCGAATACTCTGTCTCCCCTGaaagctttatttattgatCAAAGGCCAGGGTGAGCAAAACAGCCACACTGGTTGGTGGTGTGCAAAGTGTGCttttatgtaaaatgtttgcattgtgtaataaaatgcatttcctCCAACGTGGCACATTTGCCTAAACACGTTGTGAGAGAACTTTATTCTCCGTCACAAGCCATTAGCTGAGGAGGAAACTGCAAATGTCCTCATgctgcactgaaaataaaatgtgtgggTTACCGAGCTGAATACCCTACCCTATATAGTCATAGTTATAAATATAGCCATTACAAATGTAATATCTAAAACCCTTTAATGGCTCCATCTGAAATCAAATATAACTTGGAATAATATTAGAATGAACCCACAGCGCTCTAAAGGAGAGCAGGCTATAGCTCCAACTTGAGCAATTTATCAAAGGAGGCTGATTAATCaccttcatttctctttttgacCAAATGCTACAGAGATAAACCCTCAAAGAGATAACACTTTATCTTTATTATCCCCAAGAGAGACAAcaattttctccttttcttttttttttttttttttttttactctctcatGATCCTCTGGGAGCCCAAATGAGCCCAATTCGCATCTCTAGAGTGAATCTGTTATAATTGAGAAATTGTGTCTGTCAAAGTTACAATTTCTCCCTCTTTGAGTACAGGCAAATGCATTGCCCAGAGCTGAGTTTCCCTCATCTGGGTCTATTGTATGTCTGCACAAATGACCTGAATTATCATGTTAAATCAAAAAAAGAGGCAATTATCAAAGTTTAACTGCCACTTAGTCATGTAGCCTTGGTGCAAACACATCCAAACTGAGGCACAGAGAATTCAGCCAACGGCGGGTCCACCTACACGCTTACAGACCAAATCActcctgataaaaaaaataacaaagtggATAGAGATGTTCACAGTTTTTTCAGTGCATCTTCAAAGTCATGTGATCTTTGCATCTTGTTTTGCTACATCACAAGCAGGGAGGCAGAATAAAAATCCCAAACCAGCGACGTCTTCACAGATCTTTGAGCAAatctccctcctgtcctcccaTTCTATAAAACTTGCCGACTTTCAAAGTGGAACAAGGGGTCACACGTGCTACAGCGACGCATTTTGGGGTGTCTTCCTCCCaaaaatcctgttttctttttgcatgaCATCATGGTTAAATCCAGGTGCTAGGAATTTACGCATTCAAACGATCTGCAATTTGTGACACCTGAGGATTATGCGCAAGGTACTGGGTTGCTTTCCATGTTTCTTAAACTAGGGATGCGCTCAGCCAACTTCCAAGAAAAAAGACCTAACTGAGAGGAAATATC from Myripristis murdjan chromosome 9, fMyrMur1.1, whole genome shotgun sequence encodes:
- the cabp7a gene encoding calcium-binding protein 7 — protein: MPMHPVTSTLMYRGICTIPDILSYSAPVNLPEDEVEEIREAFKVFDRDGNGFISKQELGMAMRSLGYMPNEVELEVIIQRLDMDGDGQVDFEEFVTLLGPKLTAAGLPDKFNGTDFDSVFWKCDMQKLTVEELKRLLYDTFCDHLSMKDIENIIMTEENHIENPEDCQVDIDSSSPTQQVKQTCVRKSLICAFAIAFIISVMLIAANQVLRSGMK